A section of the Gammaproteobacteria bacterium genome encodes:
- the flgH gene encoding flagellar basal body L-ring protein FlgH encodes MSKYRIIKIARTTFILVMMMGLGACANNNLRKNEFEPPVYDVSPPPAPTNGSIFSSQYKITLFKDKKANQVGDLLTVVLVEQTTASKSADIVTDKETTINIANPTVLGRAVTFGSRSLATNIATENEFEGSGSANQSNRLDGSVSVVVEQVLPNGNLRVRGQKLITINQGDEFVRVTGLVRPEDIRGDNTVLSTQIADAHFSYGGRGVIADSNSMGWLARFFNSPYWPL; translated from the coding sequence ATGAGTAAATATCGCATCATAAAAATAGCGCGAACAACATTCATTTTAGTGATGATGATGGGTTTGGGCGCTTGTGCGAATAATAATTTGCGTAAAAACGAGTTTGAACCGCCGGTATATGACGTATCGCCACCGCCAGCGCCAACCAATGGTTCTATCTTTAGCTCACAGTATAAAATCACACTGTTTAAAGATAAAAAAGCCAATCAGGTGGGTGACCTTTTAACGGTTGTTTTGGTGGAACAGACAACAGCCAGCAAATCGGCTGATATTGTTACTGATAAAGAGACGACTATTAACATAGCCAACCCAACGGTACTCGGTCGGGCAGTTACATTTGGTAGCCGATCATTAGCAACCAATATTGCCACCGAGAATGAGTTCGAAGGCTCTGGTAGCGCTAACCAAAGTAATCGTCTTGATGGCAGTGTTTCCGTAGTCGTTGAACAAGTGTTGCCCAACGGAAATTTACGCGTTCGTGGTCAAAAACTCATCACTATTAATCAGGGCGATGAATTTGTTCGCGTCACGGGACTGGTTCGGCCTGAAGATATTCGTGGTGATAATACTGTGCTATCAACGCAGATTGCTGATGCGCATTTTAGCTATGGCGGCCGTGGTGTGATTGCCGATTCAAATTCGATGGGGTGGTTGGCACGATTCTTCAATAGTCCTTACTGGCCACTTTAA
- the flgG gene encoding flagellar basal-body rod protein FlgG: MNSALFAAKTGLDAQQTRVAVISNNLANVSTTGFKRDRAVFEDLLYQTVRQVGAASSQDTLLPSGLNIGTGVRVVATEKLHTQGNITITDNPLNVAIQGRGFLQALLPDGTLGYTRDGSLQIDAQGQLVNSSGFAIQPAITIPQASLSITIGTDGTVSAQLAGQSAPTQVGTIQLVDFVNPVGLQPNGDNLFLESASSGAPQAGTPGLNGLGTLIQGAVESSNVNVVEELVSMIEAQRAYELNSKTIETVDQMLQFASNNL, encoded by the coding sequence ATGAATTCTGCATTATTTGCCGCAAAAACAGGTTTGGATGCACAGCAAACTCGTGTTGCTGTTATCTCTAATAACCTGGCCAACGTTAGTACCACGGGTTTTAAACGTGACCGTGCTGTATTCGAAGACTTGCTTTACCAAACTGTTCGTCAAGTAGGTGCGGCATCGTCACAGGATACGTTGCTGCCATCAGGTTTGAATATTGGTACCGGTGTACGTGTTGTCGCAACAGAAAAATTACATACGCAAGGTAATATCACGATTACGGATAACCCATTAAACGTAGCGATACAAGGGCGAGGGTTTTTACAGGCCTTGCTGCCTGATGGCACGCTGGGGTATACCCGTGATGGTTCTTTGCAAATCGATGCACAGGGACAGTTGGTTAATTCCTCGGGTTTTGCCATTCAACCGGCAATCACCATTCCACAAGCATCGTTGAGTATTACAATTGGTACCGATGGTACTGTGTCAGCACAGCTTGCTGGGCAGTCAGCGCCAACACAGGTGGGCACTATTCAACTGGTTGATTTTGTTAACCCAGTGGGCTTGCAGCCTAATGGCGACAATCTATTCCTTGAGTCGGCTTCCAGTGGTGCGCCTCAGGCAGGCACACCCGGCTTGAATGGTTTAGGTACCCTGATTCAAGGTGCTGTTGAAAGCTCTAACGTTAACGTGGTTGAAGAGCTGGTGAGTATGATTGAAGCGCAACGTGCTTATGAGTTGAACTCTAAAACAATCGAAACGGTTGACCAGATGTTGCAATTTGCCAGCAATAATCTTTAG
- a CDS encoding flagellar basal body rod protein FlgF: MDHSLYVAMSGAKQTMLAQAINANNLANLSTVGFRADLASMQSSSVEGVGLPTRVNSVVGSDGSDFSEGHLNYTERELDFAINGDGWIAVEGANGEEAYTRAGDMRVNSLGQLTTGGGLLVLGDGGPIALPPFEKLEIGKDGTISIRATGQAANTLQLVDRVKLVNPPVADLLKGKDGLFRLADGDTAVPDGSVALISGVLESSNVNAVDTLLNTITLAREFEFHIKVMETAQQNDEVTTQLLRIS; encoded by the coding sequence ATGGATCATAGTCTCTATGTTGCGATGAGCGGTGCCAAGCAAACCATGTTGGCGCAGGCGATCAATGCCAATAACCTGGCGAACTTAAGCACGGTTGGCTTTCGTGCCGATCTCGCATCCATGCAGAGTTCGAGCGTCGAGGGTGTTGGTTTGCCGACACGTGTTAACTCTGTGGTGGGCTCTGATGGCTCGGATTTTTCAGAAGGTCATCTTAACTATACCGAACGTGAGCTTGATTTTGCGATTAATGGTGATGGTTGGATTGCTGTTGAAGGTGCTAACGGTGAAGAGGCCTATACTCGCGCTGGCGATATGCGTGTTAACAGCTTAGGCCAATTGACCACGGGCGGCGGTTTGCTCGTGCTTGGCGATGGTGGACCTATTGCGCTGCCACCTTTTGAGAAGCTAGAGATTGGTAAAGATGGCACTATTTCAATTAGAGCTACCGGGCAGGCTGCCAACACCTTGCAGTTAGTCGATCGTGTCAAATTAGTTAACCCACCAGTTGCAGATTTATTGAAAGGTAAAGATGGTTTATTCCGTCTTGCCGATGGCGATACTGCAGTACCTGATGGTAGCGTGGCTTTAATTTCTGGTGTATTGGAATCAAGCAATGTTAATGCAGTTGATACGCTATTAAATACAATCACCTTAGCAAGAGAATTCGAATTTCATATTAAAGTAATGGAAACCGCTCAACAAAATGATGAAGTGACAACACAGTTGCTGCGCATTAGCTAA
- the flgE gene encoding flagellar hook protein FlgE, with product MPFRTALSGINAASSQLQVIGNNIANANTTGFKLSRTEFADIFAASNIGSPSDAIGAGVRVSNVSQQFTQGNIDFTDNGLDVAINGGGFFQLSDNGANVYSRDGAFSVDSQGFIVNSSGQRLQGNLGDAAGNITPTVGDLQVNSTGNLSPAASSRVELGLNLDASAIAPTAAFDETNPASFNSTTSLTVFDSLGGAHLATTYYRKTGDNAWETHLFIDGARVDEATVGAGALTFNNNGTILTPANGEVAYNAFAVNGGAATLNLTLDYTGLGSPTTQFGANFAVNSLDQNGFPPGSLSGIDIGDDGVILARFSNGQSNPLGQIFLTDFENPQGLRQLGGNTWVQSADSGDARRNSPGVGGVGLLQSGALEGSNVDITEELISIISAQRSFQANAEVITTADTLVQTIINIR from the coding sequence ATGCCATTTAGAACAGCCCTTAGCGGTATTAATGCCGCTTCATCACAGCTCCAGGTTATTGGTAATAACATTGCTAATGCCAATACCACGGGTTTTAAATTATCACGTACCGAATTTGCTGATATCTTTGCAGCATCCAATATTGGTTCACCATCGGATGCAATTGGTGCCGGTGTGCGTGTTTCAAATGTTAGTCAGCAGTTCACCCAAGGTAATATTGATTTTACTGATAATGGCCTGGATGTTGCCATTAACGGTGGTGGATTTTTTCAGCTAAGTGACAATGGCGCAAATGTCTATTCGCGTGATGGTGCTTTTAGTGTCGATTCGCAGGGTTTTATTGTTAATAGTAGTGGCCAGCGTTTGCAAGGTAATTTAGGCGACGCAGCTGGTAATATTACGCCGACAGTGGGCGACCTTCAAGTCAATAGTACAGGTAATCTATCGCCTGCCGCATCTAGTCGTGTTGAACTTGGACTGAATCTTGATGCCTCTGCGATAGCGCCTACTGCCGCCTTTGATGAAACGAACCCTGCTAGCTTTAATTCAACCACATCGTTAACGGTGTTTGACAGTTTAGGTGGAGCACATCTAGCGACAACCTATTATCGTAAAACTGGCGACAATGCTTGGGAAACCCATCTCTTTATCGATGGTGCTAGAGTGGATGAAGCTACGGTGGGAGCTGGAGCATTGACCTTTAATAATAACGGTACGATCTTAACACCTGCTAACGGCGAGGTCGCCTATAACGCTTTTGCAGTGAACGGTGGTGCAGCCACATTAAATTTAACTCTAGATTATACCGGCTTAGGCTCACCAACAACACAGTTTGGTGCTAACTTTGCGGTTAACTCTCTTGATCAAAATGGTTTTCCTCCGGGTTCGCTAAGTGGTATTGATATTGGTGATGATGGGGTTATTTTGGCGCGTTTCTCTAATGGTCAGTCTAACCCACTAGGACAAATCTTTTTGACAGACTTTGAAAACCCACAAGGTCTACGCCAACTGGGTGGCAACACTTGGGTGCAAAGCGCTGATTCAGGTGATGCTCGGCGTAATTCACCGGGTGTTGGTGGCGTTGGTCTTTTGCAATCTGGTGCTTTAGAGGGATCTAATGTTGATATCACCGAAGAGCTAATTAGTATTATCTCTGCGCAGCGTAGTTTCCAGGCTAATGCCGAAGTTATTACGACCGCAGATACCTTGGTACAAACCATTATTAACATTCGCTAA
- a CDS encoding flagellar hook assembly protein FlgD, with product MNDLDISRLQSLGIATQPRTQETSELGQNDFLRIMLAQLENQDPTSPLEGNEFLSQITQFSIADGISGLNDSFSGLANSLTSNQALQASALVGRSVLVPGDTAELSENGTLQGRATLAEGANSVTVDIFNQGGELVNTLQLGPQSAGNVNFAWDGLTNGGTPAEQGAYRVVARANVGGTEQALSTLISARVDSVTLQNGGGSLEVNLAGIGPVSFSSVAEIR from the coding sequence ATGAACGACTTAGATATTAGTAGACTGCAAAGTCTTGGCATTGCGACTCAGCCAAGAACACAAGAAACCTCAGAACTGGGCCAGAATGATTTTTTACGAATAATGTTGGCGCAACTGGAAAACCAGGATCCAACCTCGCCACTGGAAGGTAATGAATTCTTAAGCCAAATTACGCAGTTCAGTATTGCTGATGGAATTTCTGGTCTCAATGATTCATTTAGTGGCCTAGCTAATTCACTAACTTCAAACCAAGCTTTGCAGGCATCGGCATTAGTCGGTCGCTCGGTCTTGGTGCCAGGTGATACAGCTGAGTTATCAGAGAATGGAACCCTGCAAGGGCGAGCAACACTAGCTGAAGGTGCGAATTCAGTGACCGTCGATATCTTTAACCAAGGCGGTGAGTTGGTCAATACCCTTCAGCTTGGCCCTCAAAGTGCAGGCAATGTTAATTTTGCCTGGGATGGGTTGACCAATGGAGGCACACCAGCAGAGCAGGGTGCTTACCGAGTCGTTGCTAGAGCCAATGTAGGGGGAACAGAACAAGCGCTGAGCACCTTGATTTCAGCACGAGTAGACAGCGTCACACTACAGAATGGAGGCGGCAGTTTAGAGGTTAATCTCGCAGGGATTGGCCCAGTCAGTTTTTCTTCCGTTGCGGAAATTCGTTAA
- the flgC gene encoding flagellar basal body rod protein FlgC: MALFGVFDVVGSAMNAQTVRLNTIASNLANSNTVAEYPEDTHRARHPVFATMIKEFGNEATAGVRVTGIVESQAPLRTQFAPDHPLANEEGYITLPNVNAIEEMTNMISASRSYQQNVEILNTTKQLLERTLTIGQ; the protein is encoded by the coding sequence ATGGCACTATTCGGAGTTTTTGATGTTGTTGGTTCTGCCATGAATGCGCAGACAGTACGGCTGAATACCATAGCCAGCAACCTTGCTAACAGCAATACCGTAGCTGAATATCCAGAGGACACCCACCGTGCGCGTCATCCTGTCTTTGCCACCATGATTAAAGAATTTGGTAATGAGGCAACAGCAGGTGTACGCGTCACGGGTATTGTCGAAAGCCAGGCGCCACTTAGGACACAGTTTGCTCCGGATCATCCATTAGCGAATGAAGAGGGCTATATCACCTTACCCAATGTTAATGCGATTGAAGAAATGACCAATATGATTTCTGCATCACGTTCTTACCAGCAGAATGTAGAAATATTAAATACCACTAAGCAGTTACTGGAACGCACCCTGACCATAGGGCAATGA
- the flgB gene encoding flagellar basal body rod protein FlgB: MKISFENALGIHADALSLRSKRLEILAANLVNADTPGYKAKDIDFRSVLNNVSAEGTAKTLKTTHAGHISAGTSGADFEIKYRIPTQPTVDGNTVEAEVEQAEFARNATQYQASLQFLSGRFSGLRKALTGE, from the coding sequence ATGAAAATCAGTTTCGAAAATGCCTTAGGAATCCATGCTGATGCGCTATCACTGCGTAGCAAGCGTTTAGAGATTCTGGCTGCTAACTTAGTTAATGCGGACACTCCTGGTTATAAAGCCAAGGATATCGATTTTCGTAGCGTCCTTAATAATGTCTCAGCCGAAGGCACTGCAAAGACTTTAAAGACTACACATGCTGGCCATATCAGTGCAGGCACTTCAGGTGCTGATTTTGAAATTAAATACCGCATTCCAACTCAGCCAACGGTAGATGGTAATACCGTCGAAGCTGAGGTTGAGCAAGCTGAGTTTGCGCGTAATGCCACGCAATATCAGGCTAGTCTACAATTCCTGAGTGGACGTTTCTCAGGCCTGCGCAAAGCGCTTACAGGAGAATAA